The Kitasatospora viridis DNA window CCCGGCCGCCGACGCCGGGTACTACGTGATCGTCAACGCCAACGGCGCCCAGCCCGCGATCGACGTCAGCGGCCCCTCCACGGCCACCGGCGCGCTGCTGCACCTCTGGTCCGACGGCGGGTGGAGCAGCCAGGAGTGGCAGCCGGTCGCCGAGTCCGGCGGCGGCTACCACTTCGTCAACCACTACAGCGGGCTCTGCCTCGACGTGCCGTCCGCCTCGACCGCCGACTCGGTGCAGCTCCAGCAGTACACCTGCAACGGCACCGGCGCGCAGTCCTTCGCGCTCGACCCGGCCGGCGGCGGCACCCCGCCCTCCGGCAACCCGAACAACCCGGACCTGGGTCCGAACGTCAAGGTCTTCGACCCGTCGATGTCCGCCGCGAGCATCCAGGCCACCGTCAACTCGGTCTACGCCTCCCAGCAGTCCGACCAGTTCGGCACCAACCGGTACGCCCTGCTGTTCTCGCCGGGCAGCTACGACGTCGACGTGCCGGTCGGCTTCTACACCCAGGTGGCCGGCCTCGGCGCGTCCCCCGACGACGTCTCGCTGAACGGCGGCGGCGTGCACGTCGACGCCGCCTGGTCCGGTGGGAACGCCACCCAGAACTTCTGGCGCGACGTCGAGAACCTCTCCGACACGCCGTCCTCCGGCACCCTGGAGTACGCCGTCTCGCAGGCCGACCCGTTCCGCCGGGTCGACGTGCACGGGAACCTGACCCTGGACGACTACACCTCGGGCAACACCACCAGCAACTGGTCCTCCGGCGGCTACATCGGCGACTCGCGGATCTCCGGCCAGATCAACTCCGGCTCCCAGCAGCAGTACCTGACCCAGGACACCGCCATGGGCAGCTGGGCCGGCTCCAACTGGAACATGGTCTTCGTCGGCGACAACGGCGCCCCCGCCCAGTCCTTCCCGACCTACACCACCGTGCCGCAGAGCCCCACCGTGCGGGAGAAGCCCTACCTGTACGCGGACTCCACCGGCCTCTACCACGTCATGGTCCCCGGCCTGCGCACCGACGCCGCCGGCCCGGACTGGACCGGCGGCAGCACGCCCGGCAGCTCGCTCCCGATCAGCAGTTTCTACGTGGTGAAGGCGGGCGACACGGCGCAGACCATCAACGCCGCCCTCGCCTCCGGCCTCGACCTGCTGGTCACCCCGGGCGTCTACCACCTGGACCAGCCGCTGGACATCACCCGCCCGGACACCGTGGTGCTCGGCCTCGGCATGGCCACCCTGGTGCCGGACAACGGGGTCACCGCGATCACCACGGCCGACGTGGACGGCATCGACATCGCCGGACTGATCGTCAGCGCCGGCACCACCAACAGCTCCGCGCTGGTCCGGATCGGCCCGGCCGGCGCCACCGCCGACCACTCCGGCGACCCGACCGTCCTGCAGGACGTGTTCTTCCGGGTCGGCGGCGACGTGGCGGGCCGGGCGACCCAGTCGCTGGTGGTCAACAGCGCCGACACCATCGGCGACGACCTGTGGATCTGGCGGGCCGACCACGGCAACGACGGCACGGTCGGCTGGACCACCAACACCGCCGCCAACGGCCTGGTGGTCAACGGCGCCGACGTCACCATGTACGGCCTGGCCGTCGAGCACTACCAGCAGTACCAGACGCTGTGGAACGGCAACGGCGGCCGCACCTACTTCTACCAGTCCGAGATGCCCTACGACGTCCCCGACAACGCGAGCTGGACCCCGGGCGGCGGCCAGAACGGCTACCCCTCCTACAAGGTGGCCGACTCGGTCACCTCGCACCAGGCCTGGGGGCTCGGCGTGTACTGCTACTTCAGCGCGAACCCGGGGGTCGTGGCGGACCGCGCCATCGAGGTGCCCGGCAGCGGCTCGACCTTCGCGGACATGGTCACCGTCTCGCTCGGCGGCGAGGGCACCATCAGCCACGTGATCAACGGCTCCGGCGGGCAGGTCTCGGGCAACCCGACGGTCGGCTACCTCACCGCCGGTCCCTGACACCCCGTCATCGACCCTGCGCCCGGCGGCGGCACCGCCGCCGGGCGCAGGGTCAGGGATTCGCGGCCGATGCGCCGCAACGCCGGTGGATCCACGGCGAAGAGCCGCCTATGCCGGGAGGAGCCGGTTCCGCTGGCCGTGATCGCCCAGATAACCTCGAAGCATGCAACTTGGCGTCAACGTACCGAACTTCGGGCCGGGCACCGACCCCGGCGTGCTGCGCGAATGGGCCCGCACCACCGAGGGGCTCGGCTTCGACCTGCTGATGCTCTCGGACCACGTCGCGATCACCCCGGACGTGGCCGAGCGCTACCCCGAGCCGTTCTTCGAGCCGTTCACCGCGCTCTCCTGGCTGGCCGGCACCGGCACCCGCCTGCGGCTGGGCACCACCGTGCTGATCCTGCCCTACCGGCACCCGCGACTGCTGGCCCGGATGGCCGCCAACCTCGACCAGCTCAGCGAGGGCCGGCTGGTGCTCGGGGTCGGCGTCGGCTGGGCCCGCCAGGAGTTCGAGGCGCTCGGCGTGCCGTTCACCGCGCGCGGCCGGCTGACCGACGAGGCGCTCACCGTGCTGCGCGAGACCGTCCCCGGGGTGCCGGTCTGGGTCGGCGGCCAGAGCCCGGCCGCGCTGCGGCGCACCGTCAGGTTCGGCGACGCCTGGCACCCGCTGCGGCTCCCGGTGGACCGGATGCGCGCGCTCCTGACGGACCGTCCGCTGCCCGGCTTCGCGCCCAGGATCGCCCTGCGGCTCACCGACGCCCCGGTGACCGACCCCGAGCGGCTCGCCGGCGTCGGCACCCTGGAGCAGGTGCTCGACGACCTCGACCAATTGCGCCGGCTCGGCGCCGGTACGGTCGTCCTCGACCCCTACCACGGGGACCCGGAGCAGACCCGCCACCCCGAAACGGCCTGGCGGGCACTCGCCGAGATCGCCACCCACCGGAGGAGCACCCCATGATCACCCCAGCCGACGAGACGCTGCTGCGCCGCGCGATCGCCATCGCGGCCGCCGCCGTGGTCCAGGGCGACGCCCCGTTCGGCTCGCTGCTGGCCGACCCGGACGGCACGGTGCTGGCCGAGGACCACAACACCGTGCGCCGCGACGACGACATCACGGCCCACCCCGAGCTGAAGCTGGCCCGCTGGGCGGCCCGCGAGCTCACCCCGCAGGCCGCCGCCGGCGTCACCATGTACACCAGCTGCCAGCCCTGCGGCATGTGCGCCGGGGCCCTGGTCCGCTCGGGCATCGGCCGGGTGGTCTTCGCGCTCTCCACCGACCAGTTGGTGGAGCTGGTCCCGGCCGCCGGCGACTGGCCGACGGTCCGTCAGGACGGCCCGGCCCTGTTCGAGACGGCCCGCGACCCGATCGAGGCGTACTACCGGCGCGCCTGACTCCCGGCGCGACTGGGCCGCCGTCCCCGGCGCCCCCTCAGGTGTGGCTGACCAGCTCGGCGTCGGAGGCCGGGTGGGCGCTGTCGAGCAGGGCCAGCAGCTGGGCGTCGGGGAGGCTGCCGCCGTCGTTGTCCACCGTGACCAGGACGGTGCCCTCGACCCGGGCGAAACCGGAGCCGAAGTCCGGGGCGGTCACGTGCCAGGTGCCGTGGCCGTCGTCGGTGCAGGTCGCGTGCGGTCCGGCGGCGGCGAGCAGCACGTCGCAGGGCGCGCCGGTGCGGCGGCGCGCGGAGAGGTAGGCGACCGGGCCGTCGTCGAAGGCGGCGTCGAACGGGATGAAGCCCAGCGAGACCGCGCCGTCCGTGAACTGGTAGCCGGTCGGGTCGGAGCCGTGGAGCGTGCCGGCGACGAACAGGTCCCGCGGCGGGTGGCCGGTCCGGGCCACCCCGGCGGCCACCTCGTGGTGCACGATCGTCGGCCGGAGCAGCGGCCAGCAGGCCAGCAGTGCCACGGCCGCCGCCGCGCCCGGGCGCAGCAGGCGCGGCCAGAGCAGCGCGCCGGCGACGGCGAGCCCGAAGGCGCTGCCCAGGGCGGCCTTGACCAGCGCGGTCTGGTCGGGCGACCCGCTGGTGGGCAGGAACCAGGCGTCGGGGAGCAGCCAGGCCACCGCGGCGAGTCCGACCGTCGCGGCCAGCCAGGCCGGGTGCCTGCGGTGCGAGCCGGCGGGGGAGCGCTGCGCCCGGCGGGCCCACTCGGCCAGCACGACGGCCACGGCGGCGAACGCCACCGCCCACACGTAGTACAGGGCGCCACCGTCGCCCTCGATCGCGCCCTGCGCCGGTGTCAGCAGCGGACCGGTGAACAGCACGGGGAGCAGCAGCCGCCCCACCACACCCCGTCGATCCGGTGCTTGCTGGAACTGCGCCGGCACGCCCTCCACCTCCCCCAAGGTCCGCAACACCTTATGCCCTGGTCGGGCGGCACGTCCTCGCTCGTGGACAAGGACGCCAAAGTGGCACTAGTGTCAAAAGGCAGTAGTGCAGGATTCCGATCGGACGGGAGTGGGCCACCCATGCGGGGCGAGGACGAGGAGATCGAACCCGGCATGCGCGACCGCAAGAAGGCGCGCACCCGGGACGGCATCCGCACCGCCGCCTTCGACCTGTTCGAGGAGCAGGGCTTCGAGCGGACCACCGTGCAGCAGATCTGCCGCCGGGCCGACGTCGCGCACCGCACCTTCTTCCGCTACTACCCGACCAAGGAGGCGCTGCTCTTCGGCTGGGACTTCGGCCGGCTGCTGCTGGACGCCTTCGCCGGGGCACCCGCCGGGCTCGACCTGTGGGCCGCGATGGAGCACGCGCTGACCAGCACCGACGGCCAGTGGGAGGAGTCGGCCGAGCACGCCGCCCGGCGCCGCCGGCTGCGCGGCGAGTACCTCCCGGTGCAGTCGGTGCGCAACTACGCGCTGATCGTCATCGACACCCTCACCCAGCGCACCGCCGAACTGGCCGCCGACCGGCTCGGCGTGGACCCGGGCGCGGACCTTCGCCCCACGGCCTTCGCCACGCTGTTCGCCGGGATCGTCCGCGGGCACGTGCTGGACGGCGGCCGGGACACCGACCCGCTGCCCTCCTGGGCGGAGGCCTACCGGGCGGTGCTCAGATCCTGAACCACCGTCACCCTGCCCCTCGCCCCGCCCCGCCCGAAAGGCCCCGCATGTCCTCCCTGGTCAACTTCCGCGACCCCGCCGTCCTCGCCGACCCGGCCGGCCGACTGGTCCGCCGCGGCGCGTTCTTCCGCTCCGCCCAGCCGTTCCCGGCCGCCGACCCGCGCACCGTCGCCGAGCTGGCCGAGCACGACATCCGCACCGTGGTCGACCTGCGCGGCGGCGCCGAGGTCCGCGAGGAGGACTGGGCCGCCGCCGTCGCGGCCGGCATCGAGGTGCTGCGCGTCCCGATGGAGTCCTCCGGCGGGGCGCTCGACGCGGTGCTGTGGGGCATGGAGACCAGCGACGACCTCGGCGCCTTCTACCTGGCGGTGGCCGAGTCCGCCCCGGAGGCGATACGCGCCGCCGTCGACGCGGCCGCCCGCCCCGGCGGCGTGCTGGTGCACTGCGCCGCCGGCAAGGACCGCACCGGTCTGCTGATCGCCCTGCTGCTCGACCTGCTCGGCGTCGCCGGCGAGGAGATCACCGCCGACTACGCGCGCACCACCGAGGCGCTGCCGCAGATCTGGGCGGGGCTGGCGGACCGTCACCGGGCCGCCCTCAACGACCTGGAGCGCAGCAGGGTCAAGCTCCCCGCCCCGCTGCTGGCCGCGCCCGCCGAGGCGATGACCGCCTTCCTCGACCTGGTGCACACCCGCTACGGCTCCGCCGCCGGCCTGCTCGCCCACTGCGGCGTGCCCGCCGAGACCCTGGCCGCCGTGCGCGCCAAGGCCGCCGCCGACACCGCCGAGGTCGCCGCCGCAGCAGCCGAATGACCGTCAGGCGCCGGGCCGCCTGACGCGGCGTCGGCCCAGCGGGCATGATGGCGGTCGTGGACCTTCGAATCTTCACCGAGCCCCAGCAGGGCGCCGACTACGAGACGCTGCTGCGCGTCGCCAAGACCGCCGAGCAGCTCGGCTACGACGGCTTCTTCCGTTCCGACCACTACCTGAAGATGGGCTCGGCCAGCGGCCTGCCCGGACCGACCGACGCCTGGATCACGCTGGCCGGCCTGGCCCGGGAGACCGAGCGGATCCGGCTCGGCACGCTGATGACCGCCGCCACCTTCCGGCTGCCCGGCGTGCTGGCCATCCAGGTGGCCCAGGTCGACGCGATGAGCGGCGGCCGGGTCGAGCTCGGCCTCGGCGCCGGCTGGTACGAGCAGGAGCACCGGGCCTACGGGATCCCGTTCCCGAAGGCCAAGTTCGACCGGCTGGAGGAGCAGCTGGCGATCGTCACCGGCCTGTGGGCCACCGAGGTCGGCAAGACCTTCGACTTCACCGGCCGCCACTACCAGCTCGCCGACTCGCCCGCGCTGCCCAAGCCGGTGCAGAGCCGGGTGCCGGTGCTGCTCGGCGGCCTCGGCCCCACCCGCACCCCGGCGCTGGCCGCCCGTTACGCCACCGAGTTCAACCTGCCGTTCGCCTCGGTCGAGCAGACCGTCGAGCAGTTCGCCCGGGTCCGCGCCGCCGCCGAGGAGATCGGCCGCCCGGCCGACGACCTGGTCTACTCGAACGCCCTGGTGGCCTGCGTCGGCCGCACCGAGGCCGAGGTCAACCGCCGCGCCGCGGCGATCGGCCGCGAGCCGGTCGAGCTGCGGGCCAACGGCCTGGCCGGCACCCCGGCCGAGGTGCTGGAGCGGATCGAGCGCTTCCGCGCGGTCGGCAGCCGCCGGATCTACCTGCAGATCCTCGACCTGGACGACCTGGACCACCTCGAACTGATCGCCACCGAGGTCATGCCGCACCTCGCCTGACCGGGGCTCGGCCTGACGGGCAGCTCACATCACCAGGGGCACCGTCAGGCCGGCTGGGTCACGCCGCCCCCGCCACCGGGCTGACCCGCCGTCAGGAACCGGCTGATCTCCCGCGCCACGGCGTCGGGCTCGTCCAGCATCGAGAGCACGTACGCGCCGGGCACCTCGGCGTACTCCCCGGCCGGCAGCAGCTCGGCGAGCCGGTGGCCGTGCTCGGGCGGCATCAACCGGTTGTCGGGCGACCAGAGCACCAGGGCGGGCCCGGCGAAGTCGCGCAGCGCCTCGGTGTCGCGGACGAGCCGGGCCTTGTCGAGCGGCCCGGTGAGGTAGGCGCGCAGGTCGCGCCGGATCGCCGGATCGCGGAGCAGGGGCGCGGTCCAGCCGCGGACCAACTCGTCCGGCACCGGGTCGCGGGTCATCTGCCCGAACAGCGGCGGCAGTCGGCGCAGTGCGCCGATCCGCAGCTGGCGGGCGGCCAGCCACAGCCCGCCGGGCACCCTGGCGGAGCGCACCGCGAGCTTGCCGGGCAGCCCGGGCGGGAAGTTGTCGAACGCCTCGCAGGGCAGGATCACCTGCCGGGCCACCCGCTGGTCGCGGCCGCGGGCGGTGAGGAAGAGCGCCCCGCCCCAGTCGCTGTGCACCAGGGTGACGTCGCGCAGGTCGAGCGCGTCGAGGAAGTCGGCGACCAGGCCGACCAGTCCACCCAGCGTCAGGTCGGCGTCCGGCCGCATGGGCCGCCGGTGGGCGCCCAGCGGGAGCACCGGGCGCAGGTAGCGGAACCCGGCCGGAAGCAAGGGCAGGACGCGGTCCCAGAGACTGTGGTCCATCATCAGTCCGTGCAGCAGGACGACCGGCGGCCCGGCACCCGTTTCGTCGTACTCGACGACACCGGCCGGAAGTTGGACATCCTGCACGACTGCCTCCGTTGGAACGCTTGCGATTGCCCGTGCCGCCGGGGCGGGGTCAGCCGTTCCCCCGCTCACCCCATCTGGTACAGGTCCCAACCCTGCCAGCCGCCGTCCTGCGACGGTCCGTTGCAGGGGTAGCCGCGCAGCAGGTCCGAGCCGCCGGGGCCGGCATCGGAGTCGTCCAGGCAGCGGCCGGTTGCCTCGTTCTGGAGCACCTGCTGGGGATAGGAAGGGCTCGTGCCGGTGTAGCGGTTGACGATCCTCCAGTGCTGCCAGCTCAGCCCGTTGCAGGGGAAGCCGCGCAGCAGGTCCGAGCCGTTGGGACCGGCGTCGGAGTCGTCCAGGCACAGCCCGGTGGCGGCGTTCTGCAGGGAGGCGCCACCGGAGCTGACCTCCACCACGGTCCACTCCTGCCAGCCGCCGCTGTAGCTGTTCGCGAGGCAGGGGAAGCCGCGCAGCAGGTTGCCGCTGACGGCGTTCGAGTCGAAGGAGTCGTCCACGCAGCGGCCGGTGTTGTTGTTCCCGCCGATCCGGTAGTGGTGCGGCCAGGAAAAGGTGTCGGTGTTGCCGTAGGCGGCAGCCGGGGAGCTCGCCGCAGCGACGCCCCCCAGCGCGATCGCCAGAGCCGCGGCGCCTCGCACGGCCCGCCTGGTGGTCTTGTGCATGATGACGCCCCCGTTCATGCAGGGGGTCGGTCCGCCCGCCCCCGGTTCTGCTGCCGCAGTGCAGGTTTGTGCACTGCCGGTTGGGATCCTACCGACCGCGATGTCCCGGACGACACCGAGCAGGAGGCGCCGGCCGCTCGGCGAACGCTGCCCGCTCGGTGTCGCTTTCCGACTGGAGATCAGTTGGTTGCGCCCTGCAGCGCGGTGCTGAGGTCGGTGGTGTCGCTGTCCGGCGGCGGGGTGACGGTGACCTGGGTGGTGGAGTAGTCGGAGTAGTCGCCCGTCAGGTCCAGCTGCGTGGTGGCGGTCGGCGGGGTGGACTCGTGGATGCGGATCGGGAGGTTCTGGTCGTTGACCCACAGGTCGACGTTCATCGTGGTGAGGCCGAGCTTGGTGGACTGCGCGAGCGCGGCCTTGAGCGCCGGGTCCTGCGCGGCCGCGAGCTTGGTGAGGTCGACCGTGCCGGAGTAGTGCGTGGTCTGGACGCCGTCCACGGTCTCCTGGCCGACGCGCTGGATGTCGGGGGAGGAGGTGAAGAGCTTCAGTTGGGTCGACGGGTCGTTGCTGGCGCTGTTGTTCATCTGGTCGGCCAGCGCCTGGCCCGAGGCGCCCATCGCGGTGAGGTCGATCTTCATCCAGTGCTTGCCGTCGTTCTTGGCGGCCGCGACGTCGCCCATATTCATGTACATGGTGGTGCCGCTCATCATCATGCGGATCGAGCCGTCGCCGCCGACCTGCGCGGCGAGCGCGGGCATGCTCATCGTCATGTCCATCGCGATCGGCTTCCAGGACAGGGCACCGGAGCCGGTGGTGCTGATGTCCTGGCCCTGGGCCTGGATGTGCTCGGCCATCTTGACCTTGACCGAGGTGTACTGCGAGGTGGCCTTGGTGCTCTGCGCCATGGCGTCGGCCACGGTGGCCAGCTGCACGGAGCCGGCGCTCGCGGTGCCGGTGGCGGTGGAAGCGGACTTGGTGCCGCACGCGGCCAGCCCGGCCACGGCGAGCACCGCGGTGGTGGCGGCGAGAGTACGGGTGTGACGCATGGAATCCCCCCTGCTGCAAACTTCCCTGACTCGACGCTACACCCGCGGTGCGTCGGCGGACGGGTCTGGTGCCCGAGTTCGACTCAGCCGAGCGACTCGCGCAGCACCGCCCCCACGGGCGTGGGCTCACGCCCGAGCAGGGTGGCCAGCGTCGGGTCGACGGTGGCGAACTCGCCGGCCCGGGCGGCGACGAAGATCCCGAGCAGCTGGCCCGCCAACTGCTCGGGGACGCCGTGGCCCACCAGCTCCTCCCGGAACCGCTGGTCGGGCACGGTGGTCCTGCTCCAGGCCCGGCCGGTGACCTCGCCGGCGATCGCGGCCAGCTCCTCGAAGGTGAGCGCCTGACTGCCCGTCAGCGGCGGCGTGGGCCCCTCGAAGCGGCCCTCGTCGGCCAGGATCGCGGCGGTGGCGTCGGCGAGGTCGGCGTGCGCGGTCCAGGCGACCGGCCCGTCCGCGGGCAGCGCCACCCGGCCGGACCGCGCCTGGCCGAGGAAGTGCGCGGCGCTGGCGGCGTAGAAGCCGTTGCGCAGCGCGGTGAACGGCACGCCGCAGGCGCGCAGCAGCTCCTCGGTGGCGGCGTGGTCGCGGCAGGCCTGGAAGTGCGAGTCCGGGCCGGCCCCCATCTGACTGGTGTACAGCACGCGGCGGGCGCCCGCCGCGACGGCCGCCCCGATCGCGGTGCGGTGCTGCGTGACGCACTCCTCGCCCATCTTGTCGACGGAGACGACGAGCACCTGCGTGGCCCCCTCGAA harbors:
- a CDS encoding RICIN domain-containing protein yields the protein MRHHLEPTRSARRATVPVTAAALLAAALTVAGAGAAHADVSTTTWYTLVNANSGKCVDAAAAATANGTAVQQYTCNGTTAQQWQLRPAADAGYYVIVNANGAQPAIDVSGPSTATGALLHLWSDGGWSSQEWQPVAESGGGYHFVNHYSGLCLDVPSASTADSVQLQQYTCNGTGAQSFALDPAGGGTPPSGNPNNPDLGPNVKVFDPSMSAASIQATVNSVYASQQSDQFGTNRYALLFSPGSYDVDVPVGFYTQVAGLGASPDDVSLNGGGVHVDAAWSGGNATQNFWRDVENLSDTPSSGTLEYAVSQADPFRRVDVHGNLTLDDYTSGNTTSNWSSGGYIGDSRISGQINSGSQQQYLTQDTAMGSWAGSNWNMVFVGDNGAPAQSFPTYTTVPQSPTVREKPYLYADSTGLYHVMVPGLRTDAAGPDWTGGSTPGSSLPISSFYVVKAGDTAQTINAALASGLDLLVTPGVYHLDQPLDITRPDTVVLGLGMATLVPDNGVTAITTADVDGIDIAGLIVSAGTTNSSALVRIGPAGATADHSGDPTVLQDVFFRVGGDVAGRATQSLVVNSADTIGDDLWIWRADHGNDGTVGWTTNTAANGLVVNGADVTMYGLAVEHYQQYQTLWNGNGGRTYFYQSEMPYDVPDNASWTPGGGQNGYPSYKVADSVTSHQAWGLGVYCYFSANPGVVADRAIEVPGSGSTFADMVTVSLGGEGTISHVINGSGGQVSGNPTVGYLTAGP
- a CDS encoding alpha/beta fold hydrolase is translated as MQDVQLPAGVVEYDETGAGPPVVLLHGLMMDHSLWDRVLPLLPAGFRYLRPVLPLGAHRRPMRPDADLTLGGLVGLVADFLDALDLRDVTLVHSDWGGALFLTARGRDQRVARQVILPCEAFDNFPPGLPGKLAVRSARVPGGLWLAARQLRIGALRRLPPLFGQMTRDPVPDELVRGWTAPLLRDPAIRRDLRAYLTGPLDKARLVRDTEALRDFAGPALVLWSPDNRLMPPEHGHRLAELLPAGEYAEVPGAYVLSMLDEPDAVAREISRFLTAGQPGGGGGVTQPA
- a CDS encoding TetR family transcriptional regulator; translated protein: MRGEDEEIEPGMRDRKKARTRDGIRTAAFDLFEEQGFERTTVQQICRRADVAHRTFFRYYPTKEALLFGWDFGRLLLDAFAGAPAGLDLWAAMEHALTSTDGQWEESAEHAARRRRLRGEYLPVQSVRNYALIVIDTLTQRTAELAADRLGVDPGADLRPTAFATLFAGIVRGHVLDGGRDTDPLPSWAEAYRAVLRS
- a CDS encoding nucleoside deaminase, whose protein sequence is MITPADETLLRRAIAIAAAAVVQGDAPFGSLLADPDGTVLAEDHNTVRRDDDITAHPELKLARWAARELTPQAAAGVTMYTSCQPCGMCAGALVRSGIGRVVFALSTDQLVELVPAAGDWPTVRQDGPALFETARDPIEAYYRRA
- a CDS encoding LLM class flavin-dependent oxidoreductase, whose amino-acid sequence is MQLGVNVPNFGPGTDPGVLREWARTTEGLGFDLLMLSDHVAITPDVAERYPEPFFEPFTALSWLAGTGTRLRLGTTVLILPYRHPRLLARMAANLDQLSEGRLVLGVGVGWARQEFEALGVPFTARGRLTDEALTVLRETVPGVPVWVGGQSPAALRRTVRFGDAWHPLRLPVDRMRALLTDRPLPGFAPRIALRLTDAPVTDPERLAGVGTLEQVLDDLDQLRRLGAGTVVLDPYHGDPEQTRHPETAWRALAEIATHRRSTP
- a CDS encoding LLM class F420-dependent oxidoreductase, which codes for MDLRIFTEPQQGADYETLLRVAKTAEQLGYDGFFRSDHYLKMGSASGLPGPTDAWITLAGLARETERIRLGTLMTAATFRLPGVLAIQVAQVDAMSGGRVELGLGAGWYEQEHRAYGIPFPKAKFDRLEEQLAIVTGLWATEVGKTFDFTGRHYQLADSPALPKPVQSRVPVLLGGLGPTRTPALAARYATEFNLPFASVEQTVEQFARVRAAAEEIGRPADDLVYSNALVACVGRTEAEVNRRAAAIGREPVELRANGLAGTPAEVLERIERFRAVGSRRIYLQILDLDDLDHLELIATEVMPHLA
- a CDS encoding NAD(P)H-binding protein gives rise to the protein MIIVTGATGLLGRQIVERLLARIPAQRVGVSVRDPRKAQELADRGVRVRQGGFEDAASLAHAFEGATQVLVVSVDKMGEECVTQHRTAIGAAVAAGARRVLYTSQMGAGPDSHFQACRDHAATEELLRACGVPFTALRNGFYAASAAHFLGQARSGRVALPADGPVAWTAHADLADATAAILADEGRFEGPTPPLTGSQALTFEELAAIAGEVTGRAWSRTTVPDQRFREELVGHGVPEQLAGQLLGIFVAARAGEFATVDPTLATLLGREPTPVGAVLRESLG
- a CDS encoding RICIN domain-containing protein, with protein sequence MHKTTRRAVRGAAALAIALGGVAAASSPAAAYGNTDTFSWPHHYRIGGNNNTGRCVDDSFDSNAVSGNLLRGFPCLANSYSGGWQEWTVVEVSSGGASLQNAATGLCLDDSDAGPNGSDLLRGFPCNGLSWQHWRIVNRYTGTSPSYPQQVLQNEATGRCLDDSDAGPGGSDLLRGYPCNGPSQDGGWQGWDLYQMG
- a CDS encoding tyrosine-protein phosphatase encodes the protein MSSLVNFRDPAVLADPAGRLVRRGAFFRSAQPFPAADPRTVAELAEHDIRTVVDLRGGAEVREEDWAAAVAAGIEVLRVPMESSGGALDAVLWGMETSDDLGAFYLAVAESAPEAIRAAVDAAARPGGVLVHCAAGKDRTGLLIALLLDLLGVAGEEITADYARTTEALPQIWAGLADRHRAALNDLERSRVKLPAPLLAAPAEAMTAFLDLVHTRYGSAAGLLAHCGVPAETLAAVRAKAAADTAEVAAAAAE